A part of Flavobacteriaceae bacterium GSB9 genomic DNA contains:
- a CDS encoding nitrate reductase cytochrome c-type subunit, with translation MKRLGIISLFIILFVAFILVWNISYQTGKEEAYIPIENKNPITLIPSETGVFKRSEHALDYANMPVDEIHQRSLKTYYKNRAFHGAPPSIPHPVANERSMGEDVCLKCHQNGGFVAKFDAYAPVTPHPEMINCRQCHVAQVSSGLFKKTNFEKIKAPEVGVNNAMLGSPPVIPHQIQMHENCLSCHAGPSAPKEIRVIHPERVNCRQCHVPNNKETTDIGTFKRVSDYVQ, from the coding sequence ATGAAGAGACTCGGAATTATATCCTTATTTATCATTTTGTTTGTCGCTTTTATTCTAGTTTGGAACATCAGTTATCAAACGGGAAAAGAAGAAGCTTATATTCCCATAGAAAACAAGAATCCGATAACTTTAATCCCTTCTGAAACAGGAGTGTTCAAACGTTCAGAACATGCTTTGGACTATGCTAATATGCCAGTAGACGAAATCCACCAACGTAGTTTGAAAACTTATTATAAAAATAGAGCGTTCCATGGGGCACCACCAAGTATTCCGCATCCCGTGGCCAATGAGAGAAGCATGGGTGAAGATGTGTGCTTAAAATGTCACCAAAATGGAGGGTTTGTTGCAAAGTTTGACGCTTATGCTCCAGTAACGCCGCACCCCGAAATGATTAACTGCCGCCAATGCCACGTAGCTCAAGTATCATCTGGATTATTTAAAAAGACAAATTTCGAAAAAATAAAAGCGCCAGAGGTAGGTGTGAATAATGCCATGTTGGGTAGTCCACCTGTAATTCCGCACCAAATACAAATGCACGAAAATTGTTTGTCTTGCCATGCAGGGCCAAGTGCACCAAAAGAAATAAGGGTAATACACCCCGAACGGGTAAACTGTAGGCAATGCCATGTGCCAAACAATAAAGAAACAACAGATATTGGAACTTTTAAAAGGGTGAGCGATTATGTACAGTAG
- a CDS encoding cytochrome C, whose protein sequence is MYSSKFFTIKKVCLFMVVLGCLSCKHGEGEYHGVMDKIEAESQNYHGTSLTSEPYFEGVEMIEITEGEHTFLIPERKGEMNMFACAECHTKPLEQMKNGDFQKAHWDIKLDHANQNTMNCITCHNPGNMDDLKSLTGNHIDFNNSYNLCNQCHTKQFEDWKGGAHGKRIGGWAPPRASMTCVNCHNPHKPHFESRWPARFNTQKVKERE, encoded by the coding sequence ATGTACAGTAGCAAATTTTTTACAATAAAAAAAGTATGCCTTTTTATGGTTGTTTTAGGATGCTTGTCGTGCAAGCATGGTGAAGGTGAATATCATGGTGTTATGGACAAAATTGAAGCTGAAAGCCAAAATTATCATGGTACGTCGTTGACTTCTGAACCCTATTTTGAAGGTGTTGAAATGATTGAAATTACCGAAGGCGAGCACACATTCCTAATCCCTGAGCGTAAAGGTGAAATGAACATGTTTGCATGTGCCGAGTGCCACACCAAACCATTGGAACAAATGAAGAATGGTGATTTCCAAAAAGCACACTGGGATATCAAGTTGGACCATGCCAATCAAAACACGATGAATTGTATTACCTGCCACAACCCTGGTAATATGGATGATTTAAAAAGTTTAACGGGCAACCATATCGACTTTAACAACAGTTATAATTTATGCAACCAGTGCCACACCAAACAGTTTGAAGACTGGAAGGGTGGTGCACATGGAAAACGTATTGGTGGCTGGGCACCACCAAGAGCATCGATGACCTGTGTGAATTGCCACAATCCACACAAGCCTCACTTTGAGTCTAGATGGCCGGCACGTTTCAATACGCAAAAAGTAAAAGAAAGAGAATAG
- a CDS encoding 4Fe-4S dicluster domain-containing protein, which translates to MSNERKKWFSLNLGRKKEELYSACSCGKTSGGCGSNSVEHQMSEEEFNEAAINASIGEERVKDGFDQVFDVKMSRRSAFKKLTASLLVGAGAVSTSCSIITGDDTKEKAQIDWEEQFKGNYKLMNDDEKKATVERLMRSYELRTGKNISMSSKNAEEDVLYGYAFNISKCQGYMDCVSACVEENNQDRNSQMQYIRIHEMKDGKGFNFNEADDNYYHEVPAEGHFYMGTQCFHCDNPPCVEVCPVQATWREDDGLVVVDYDWCVGCRYCMAACPYDGRRFNWSKPEVPEEEINKNQHYLGNRMRKKGVMEKCTFCVQRSRAGKNPACVEACPTGARIFGNLLDPNSTIRWVLENKKVFRLKEDLGTEPKFWYFMD; encoded by the coding sequence ATGAGCAATGAAAGGAAAAAATGGTTTTCGTTAAATCTTGGAAGAAAAAAGGAAGAGTTGTACTCAGCTTGCAGCTGTGGAAAAACTTCGGGAGGTTGCGGTTCAAATTCTGTTGAGCATCAAATGTCTGAAGAAGAATTTAACGAAGCTGCTATTAACGCTTCTATTGGAGAGGAACGGGTTAAAGACGGATTCGACCAAGTTTTTGATGTTAAAATGAGTCGTCGTTCAGCCTTTAAAAAACTCACCGCTAGTTTGTTGGTAGGTGCTGGGGCAGTAAGTACGTCGTGCAGTATTATTACTGGCGACGATACCAAGGAAAAAGCACAAATTGATTGGGAAGAACAGTTTAAGGGAAACTATAAACTGATGAATGATGATGAAAAAAAAGCAACGGTAGAGCGCTTGATGCGGTCCTATGAGTTGAGGACCGGAAAGAACATTAGTATGTCTTCCAAAAACGCAGAAGAGGATGTGTTGTATGGCTATGCATTCAATATATCGAAGTGCCAAGGATATATGGATTGTGTAAGTGCCTGTGTTGAGGAGAACAACCAAGATAGAAATTCGCAGATGCAGTACATTCGTATTCACGAAATGAAGGATGGCAAGGGCTTTAATTTTAATGAGGCTGACGATAATTATTATCATGAAGTGCCTGCGGAGGGTCATTTTTATATGGGTACGCAATGTTTCCATTGCGATAACCCGCCTTGCGTGGAGGTTTGTCCTGTACAGGCTACTTGGCGAGAAGATGACGGTTTGGTGGTAGTAGATTATGATTGGTGTGTAGGCTGCCGCTATTGTATGGCAGCATGCCCTTATGATGGGAGACGGTTCAATTGGAGTAAGCCCGAAGTACCCGAGGAAGAAATAAATAAAAATCAGCATTATTTGGGCAATCGCATGCGTAAAAAAGGCGTGATGGAAAAATGTACTTTTTGTGTACAGCGGTCCAGAGCAGGTAAAAACCCTGCGTGTGTTGAGGCTTGTCCAACAGGGGCTCGTATTTTTGGTAATCTCTTGGATCCCAATAGTACGATAAGGTGGGTGCTTGAAAATAAAAAGGTATTTAGGTTAAAAGAAGATTTGGGCACCGAACCTAAGTTTTGGTATTTTATGGATTAA